One window of Rhizobium leguminosarum genomic DNA carries:
- a CDS encoding IS5 family transposase, with product MPHKHNAARRHHIGKLKFKVTNWAEYEAGLRRRGSLTLWVTPEALVGWAAPRRKTRGGQPLYSDLAIESTLMLGMVFGLRLRQSEGLLSSVLALMGLDLPVPDHTTLSRRARTWVPTVEQRAAPNAPLHVLVDSTGLKVYGAGQWLEEKHGAKSRRGWRKLHLAVDADSGEIIAHSLTEKETSDASQLEPLLDQIDDEIGQFTADGAYDGYPTYNAVLRHSTGARVVIPPRSNAVERPNAQASCQRDDHIASMQIDGRLKWQASTGYGKRALVETAMGRYKGVIGPRLRARSFRAQQTEAAIGVAILNRMLTCGRPKSVRCQASTGAAK from the coding sequence ATGCCGCACAAACATAACGCCGCCCGCCGCCATCACATCGGTAAGTTGAAGTTCAAAGTGACGAACTGGGCGGAGTATGAGGCCGGTCTTCGCCGCCGTGGCAGTTTGACCCTTTGGGTGACGCCGGAAGCTCTTGTCGGTTGGGCCGCCCCGCGTCGCAAGACGCGTGGTGGCCAGCCGCTCTATTCTGATCTGGCGATTGAATCCACGCTGATGCTGGGCATGGTATTCGGATTGCGTTTGCGACAAAGCGAAGGGCTTCTGAGTTCGGTGCTTGCGCTGATGGGATTGGATCTGCCTGTGCCCGATCATACGACACTCAGTCGGCGGGCGAGAACCTGGGTGCCAACTGTCGAGCAAAGGGCAGCGCCAAATGCGCCGCTTCACGTGCTGGTCGATAGCACCGGGTTGAAGGTCTATGGCGCCGGCCAATGGCTGGAAGAAAAGCATGGGGCAAAGTCCCGGCGTGGCTGGCGAAAACTGCACCTGGCGGTTGATGCCGACAGTGGCGAGATCATTGCACATAGTCTGACTGAGAAGGAAACCAGCGATGCCTCGCAGCTGGAGCCGTTGCTGGATCAGATCGACGATGAGATCGGCCAGTTTACTGCCGATGGAGCTTATGATGGCTATCCAACCTATAACGCTGTCCTGCGTCATAGCACAGGCGCAAGGGTCGTCATTCCACCGCGCTCGAATGCGGTTGAACGGCCCAACGCCCAAGCATCCTGCCAGAGAGACGACCACATAGCCTCCATGCAGATAGATGGCCGGCTGAAATGGCAGGCATCTACCGGCTATGGCAAACGAGCTTTGGTTGAAACCGCGATGGGTCGATACAAGGGCGTCATCGGTCCGCGGCTCCGTGCTCGTTCATTCCGTGCGCAGCAGACTGAAGCTGCGATCGGCGTCGCCATTTTGAACCGTATGCTGACTTGCGGACGCCCGAAATCCGTTCGTTGCCAAGCATCGACGGGAGCAGCCAAATAA
- a CDS encoding VOC family protein: MQLRLELFVEAPERSLDFYRRVLGFEIQGPANANYTLLTNGDAVIAINRQTVLSSDHPLRIETGERVGLGVEIVFSVNDIEDSYRAAKASGWPLSDLALQPWGLSDFRLIDPDGYYIRVTSRHTR, from the coding sequence TTGCAGTTGAGATTGGAGCTGTTTGTCGAAGCGCCTGAGAGATCGCTCGATTTCTACCGGCGGGTTCTGGGCTTTGAAATCCAAGGCCCGGCAAATGCGAACTATACATTACTGACGAACGGTGACGCAGTCATCGCGATCAATAGGCAAACCGTCCTTTCGAGCGATCATCCGTTGCGGATCGAAACCGGCGAGAGAGTTGGTCTTGGTGTCGAGATCGTCTTCAGCGTCAATGACATTGAGGATAGCTATCGCGCGGCGAAAGCGAGCGGCTGGCCACTCTCCGATCTTGCTTTGCAGCCTTGGGGACTGAGTGACTTTCGCCTGATCGATCCTGACGGTTATTACATCAGAGTGACCAGCCGTCATACGCGCTGA
- a CDS encoding IS5 family transposase, whose protein sequence is MPHKHNAARRHHIGKMKFKVTNWAEYEAGLGRRGSLTLWITPDALAGWAAPPRKTRGGQPLYSDLAIETTLMLGMVFGLRLRQSEGLLSSVLDMMTLDLAVPDHTTLSRRARTWKPSARSNDRQPVANGPIHVLVDSTGLKIYGAGQWLEEKHGAKSRRGWRKLHLAVDADSGEIIAHSLTDQETGDASQLDLLLDQIDDEIDQFTADGAYDGEPSYDAILGHSAGAKVVIPPRSNAVERANAQASCQRDDHIASIQIDGRLKGQDDAGYGKRALVETAMGRYKGVIGSRLRARSFHAQQTEAAIGVTILNRMLACGRPQSVRCQASKGATK, encoded by the coding sequence ATGCCGCATAAGCACAACGCCGCCCGTCGCCACCACATCGGTAAAATGAAGTTCAAAGTGACGAACTGGGCGGAGTATGAGGCGGGCCTTGGCCGCCGTGGCAGTTTAACCCTTTGGATAACGCCGGACGCGCTGGCGGGCTGGGCGGCTCCACCTCGCAAGACGCGTGGTGGCCAGCCTCTCTATTCGGATCTGGCGATCGAAACTACGCTGATGCTGGGCATGGTCTTTGGGCTGCGGTTGCGCCAAAGCGAAGGGCTTTTGAGTTCGGTGCTTGATATGATGACATTGGATCTGGCCGTGCCCGATCACACCACGCTGAGCCGACGGGCCAGAACCTGGAAGCCATCGGCCAGAAGCAACGACCGGCAGCCTGTGGCGAACGGACCCATTCATGTCCTGGTCGACAGTACCGGGCTCAAGATCTATGGCGCCGGCCAATGGCTGGAAGAAAAGCATGGAGCGAAGTCCCGGCGTGGCTGGAGAAAACTGCACTTGGCGGTTGACGCCGACAGTGGCGAGATCATTGCCCATAGTCTGACAGATCAGGAAACCGGCGATGCCTCGCAGCTGGACCTATTGCTGGATCAGATCGACGATGAGATCGACCAGTTCACTGCCGATGGCGCCTATGATGGCGAGCCAAGCTATGACGCAATTCTGGGTCATAGCGCAGGCGCGAAGGTCGTTATTCCACCGCGCTCGAATGCAGTGGAACGAGCCAACGCCCAGGCGTCCTGCCAGAGAGACGATCACATTGCATCCATCCAGATCGATGGCCGGTTGAAAGGGCAGGACGATGCCGGCTATGGCAAACGGGCTTTGGTTGAAACCGCGATGGGTCGATACAAAGGCGTCATTGGGTCGCGTTTGCGCGCTCGGTCATTCCATGCGCAGCAGACAGAGGCTGCGATCGGCGTCACCATTTTGAACCGAATGCTCGCCTGCGGACGCCCGCAATCCGTTCGTTGCCAAGCCTCGAAGGGAGCAACCAAATAA
- a CDS encoding IS6 family transposase, whose amino-acid sequence MTRLARDPLYRRHRFPADVIAHAVWLYFRFPLSLRMVEDMLAARGVIVSHQTVRLWAEKFGGHFANDIRKRSTGKLGDKWHLDEVVISIGGKKHWLWRAVDQDGFVLDVLVQNRRNVKAAKRLMRKLLKGQGRSPRVMITDKLRSYGAAKRDIMPGVEHRSHKGLNNRAENSHQPTRRRERIMKGFKSARHLQRFASIHDPVANLFHIPRHEISSDHHRELRTEAMQMWNEIARLQTA is encoded by the coding sequence ATGACCCGACTTGCCCGTGATCCTCTTTATCGTCGCCACCGATTTCCAGCCGATGTGATTGCACATGCCGTTTGGCTTTATTTCCGGTTTCCGCTCAGTCTGCGCATGGTCGAGGATATGCTGGCGGCGCGTGGGGTCATCGTATCTCACCAAACCGTGAGGCTCTGGGCTGAGAAATTCGGAGGGCACTTTGCCAACGATATCCGGAAGCGATCGACCGGCAAGCTCGGCGACAAATGGCACCTTGATGAGGTCGTCATCTCCATTGGCGGCAAGAAACACTGGCTTTGGCGCGCCGTCGATCAGGACGGCTTCGTCCTTGATGTTCTGGTCCAGAACCGCCGAAATGTCAAAGCTGCAAAGCGTCTGATGCGAAAGCTTCTGAAAGGGCAAGGTCGTTCACCGCGTGTGATGATCACCGACAAACTTCGGTCCTATGGCGCCGCAAAACGCGATATCATGCCAGGTGTCGAGCATCGCTCGCACAAGGGATTGAACAATCGTGCTGAGAATTCTCATCAACCGACCCGGCGGCGAGAACGGATCATGAAGGGCTTCAAGTCAGCCCGACATCTCCAGCGTTTTGCTTCAATTCATGACCCTGTTGCCAACCTTTTTCACATTCCACGCCACGAGATCTCATCAGACCATCACCGCGAACTGAGAACCGAAGCTATGCAGATGTGGAACGAAATCGCACGCCTGCAAACCGCATAA
- a CDS encoding helix-turn-helix transcriptional regulator: MRQAIANAMFDFISKVGDAQTEAAVLSALEVTAHEFGLERFAISGIPLAHERIDPYFMLNRWPEAWFQRYTFENYVHIDPVIALTRTTDDAFVWSEAIDYKALSWRARRVMDEATEFGMIDGYSVPLHSATGLQAIVTFGAAKVDLSPDAKRALHLVSIYAHNRLRSIQKAKSGVAATPSVNITPSERECISWCAAGKTDWEIGLITNRSERTVHHLVTSAQRKLNVVNRGQLIAESFRTGILR; the protein is encoded by the coding sequence ATGAGACAAGCAATCGCCAACGCGATGTTCGATTTCATCTCGAAAGTCGGTGACGCGCAGACAGAAGCGGCTGTTCTTTCCGCGCTGGAAGTGACAGCCCACGAGTTTGGCCTGGAGCGTTTCGCAATTTCAGGGATTCCGCTCGCGCATGAGCGCATCGACCCTTATTTCATGCTGAACCGTTGGCCGGAAGCGTGGTTTCAGCGTTACACCTTCGAAAACTACGTTCACATTGATCCCGTTATCGCCCTTACCCGTACAACTGACGACGCTTTTGTCTGGTCCGAGGCGATCGACTACAAGGCGCTCTCATGGCGCGCGCGCCGTGTCATGGACGAGGCGACCGAATTCGGCATGATAGACGGCTATAGCGTGCCACTGCATTCGGCAACCGGACTGCAGGCGATCGTCACCTTCGGCGCTGCAAAAGTCGATCTGTCGCCCGACGCCAAACGCGCTCTTCACCTCGTTTCGATCTATGCCCACAACCGGCTACGATCCATCCAGAAGGCGAAATCCGGTGTCGCGGCAACACCATCAGTCAACATCACACCAAGTGAACGCGAATGCATTTCATGGTGTGCCGCCGGCAAGACCGACTGGGAAATTGGGCTCATTACCAATAGGTCAGAACGTACGGTCCATCATCTTGTCACAAGTGCACAACGTAAGTTGAACGTCGTCAACAGGGGGCAACTAATCGCCGAATCGTTTCGGACCGGTATTCTACGATGA
- a CDS encoding divalent metal cation transporter, translated as METTALWRRYVPVLAGSAAFAVGEALRWPVGLQRKPQEALSFYATLAAATALGTGITFSPIDPIKALYWSAVINGLCAVPVMAVMMLMAGRSDIMEQFQVQGWLRLLGWLSTATMALSALGLVAQWFT; from the coding sequence ATGGAAACCACCGCCCTCTGGCGTCGTTACGTGCCAGTATTGGCTGGATCTGCGGCCTTCGCGGTTGGCGAGGCATTGCGCTGGCCAGTCGGCCTCCAGCGCAAACCCCAAGAGGCCCTGTCATTTTATGCGACGCTTGCCGCCGCCACTGCACTGGGCACGGGGATCACGTTTTCGCCCATCGATCCGATCAAGGCGCTCTACTGGAGTGCTGTGATCAATGGGCTATGTGCCGTTCCCGTAATGGCGGTGATGATGCTCATGGCCGGCCGCAGCGACATAATGGAACAATTCCAGGTTCAGGGCTGGTTGCGCTTGCTCGGCTGGTTATCGACCGCCACGATGGCGTTATCTGCTCTTGGTCTTGTCGCGCAATGGTTCACATAG
- a CDS encoding IS5 family transposase has protein sequence MPYKFHDSRRGKFQKGRYRVTNWPAYNESLRRRGDLTIWVSEDVAQEWMAARRQTRGGQRRYSDLAIEICLTLRVTFSLALRQTQGFMRSIAKLMGLALPVPDFSTLSRRGMGLKVAQKRRASDKPITLIVDSTGLKVYSEVGWNGHKHGAKGARKTWRKLHLALDPDSGDILASELTTEHVGDETVLPSLLKRVDAPVGRFLADGAYDGSGVSDCLAAAFGHEVDVVVPPPKNAVPGGNCQRNQHIEHIAKHGRMAWQAATGYNQRSRIETQIGRWKSVIGDRLHARNIENQTTETHIAASALNRMSAFGRANYERVS, from the coding sequence ATGCCCTACAAATTTCACGATAGCCGTCGTGGCAAATTCCAGAAGGGGCGGTACCGGGTTACGAACTGGCCGGCGTATAACGAGAGCCTGCGCCGTCGAGGCGATCTGACGATCTGGGTTTCGGAGGATGTCGCGCAAGAATGGATGGCGGCACGGCGCCAGACGCGAGGCGGACAGCGCAGGTATTCCGATCTTGCGATCGAGATCTGCCTGACACTGCGAGTTACGTTCAGCCTGGCGTTGCGCCAGACCCAAGGCTTCATGCGGTCGATTGCGAAGCTGATGGGGTTGGCCCTGCCGGTGCCGGATTTCTCGACCCTTTCTCGGCGCGGCATGGGCCTGAAGGTGGCACAAAAGCGCCGTGCGTCCGACAAGCCGATCACTCTGATCGTGGACAGCACAGGACTGAAGGTTTACAGCGAGGTTGGCTGGAACGGTCACAAGCACGGTGCCAAAGGCGCTCGTAAGACCTGGCGAAAGCTGCACCTTGCCCTCGATCCTGACAGCGGAGACATTCTCGCATCCGAACTGACGACCGAGCACGTTGGCGACGAGACCGTGCTTCCAAGTCTTCTCAAACGTGTCGATGCACCGGTAGGTCGGTTTCTGGCAGACGGCGCCTATGATGGCTCTGGCGTTTCAGATTGCCTGGCGGCCGCTTTCGGACATGAAGTCGATGTCGTTGTCCCGCCTCCGAAGAACGCTGTTCCCGGCGGCAATTGCCAGCGGAACCAGCATATCGAGCATATCGCCAAACACGGCCGGATGGCCTGGCAGGCCGCGACCGGTTATAATCAGAGATCCCGGATCGAAACTCAGATAGGGCGCTGGAAGTCGGTCATCGGCGACCGGCTGCACGCCAGGAACATCGAAAACCAGACCACCGAAACGCACATCGCCGCCAGTGCGCTCAACCGTATGTCCGCCTTTGGAAGGGCCAACTACGAGCGTGTCAGCTGA
- the trxA gene encoding thioredoxin, protein MATVKVDINNFQSEVLESAGPVIVDFWAEWCGPCKMISPSLEEIAAEMEGKVKVAKLNVDENPELAAQFGVLSIPTLAIFKDGKVTDMSVGAKPKTALSKWILKAA, encoded by the coding sequence ATGGCTACAGTGAAAGTCGATATCAATAACTTCCAGTCAGAAGTTCTGGAATCCGCAGGACCCGTCATCGTCGATTTCTGGGCGGAATGGTGCGGCCCGTGCAAGATGATTTCTCCGAGCCTCGAAGAAATCGCCGCCGAGATGGAAGGCAAGGTCAAGGTCGCCAAGCTGAATGTTGATGAGAATCCAGAACTTGCTGCACAGTTCGGTGTGCTCTCCATTCCGACGCTTGCGATCTTCAAGGACGGCAAAGTTACCGATATGTCGGTCGGCGCAAAGCCGAAGACGGCTCTTTCGAAGTGGATTCTGAAGGCTGCCTGA
- a CDS encoding IS5 family transposase has product MAWTETTRQQYVRRTSRYASDVTDREWEFIAPFMPAPRRLGRPRKTDLREVLNALLYIASTGCQWRMLPKDFPPCSTVQRYFYEWRAMGLWPRINHHLVMEARELDGKEASPTAGAIDSQSVKTTESGGIRGFDAGKKIKGRKRHIIVDTLGLMVGLMVHSADIQDRDGAPDLLKSIRNRWPWLLHVFADGGYAGDKLKKRLQKIGKWTLEIIKRTDKAKGFEILPRRWVVERTFAWLGRCRRLAKDFETSIASAEAWITIAHIRMLTRRLARYGYR; this is encoded by the coding sequence ATGGCCTGGACTGAAACCACCCGACAGCAATATGTCCGTCGGACGAGCCGATATGCAAGCGATGTTACCGATCGCGAATGGGAATTTATTGCGCCGTTCATGCCCGCGCCACGGCGCCTGGGCCGGCCACGCAAGACCGATCTGCGCGAGGTTTTAAACGCCCTTCTCTATATCGCTTCGACAGGCTGCCAGTGGCGGATGCTGCCGAAGGACTTTCCGCCCTGTTCAACGGTGCAGCGGTATTTCTATGAATGGCGGGCAATGGGTCTTTGGCCACGGATCAACCACCACCTCGTCATGGAGGCACGGGAGCTGGACGGGAAGGAAGCTTCACCGACGGCTGGCGCCATCGACAGCCAAAGCGTCAAAACTACTGAAAGCGGCGGTATTCGGGGCTTTGATGCGGGTAAGAAGATCAAGGGCCGCAAGCGCCACATCATTGTTGATACGCTCGGGCTGATGGTCGGCCTCATGGTGCACAGCGCTGATATCCAGGACCGCGACGGCGCTCCCGATCTCCTGAAATCTATCCGCAACCGATGGCCGTGGCTCCTTCATGTCTTCGCCGATGGCGGCTATGCGGGCGACAAGCTGAAAAAGCGGCTGCAGAAAATAGGAAAATGGACACTCGAAATTATCAAGCGTACCGACAAGGCCAAGGGTTTCGAAATCCTGCCGCGCCGCTGGGTCGTCGAGAGGACGTTCGCCTGGCTGGGACGATGCAGAAGATTGGCCAAGGACTTCGAGACATCCATCGCTTCAGCAGAAGCCTGGATAACCATCGCTCACATCCGAATGCTCACCAGGCGGCTGGCAAGATACGGATATCGTTGA
- a CDS encoding IS5-like element ISRl2 family transposase, whose protein sequence is MGWTDFTRRQYARRTVRYASDLTDREWGLISPCLPGPRRLGRPRSTDLREVVNALLYIATTGCQWRMMPRDFPPFTTVQSYFYEWRATGLWGRINHHLVMEARDLEGREASPSAGVIDSQSVKTTESGGISGYDAGKKIKGRKRHIVVDTLGLMVGLMVHSADIQDRDGAPAVLKTILKRWPWLRHIFADGGYAGPKLRGALQKIAAFTLQIVKRTDKAKGFEVLPRRWVVERTFAWLGRCRRLAKDWEKSVASAEAWVTIAHIRVLTRRLARYGYR, encoded by the coding sequence ATGGGCTGGACTGATTTCACCCGTCGGCAATATGCCCGACGCACAGTGCGGTATGCAAGCGATCTGACGGACCGGGAGTGGGGATTGATCTCGCCTTGCCTGCCTGGACCGAGGCGGTTGGGCAGGCCGCGCAGTACCGATCTTCGCGAGGTCGTGAATGCGTTGCTTTACATCGCCACGACGGGGTGCCAGTGGCGGATGATGCCCAGAGATTTTCCACCTTTTACAACTGTGCAGTCCTATTTCTATGAATGGCGAGCGACAGGGTTATGGGGTCGGATCAACCATCATCTTGTGATGGAGGCGCGTGACTTGGAAGGTCGGGAAGCCTCGCCGTCTGCGGGCGTGATCGACAGTCAAAGCGTGAAAACCACGGAAAGCGGCGGAATTTCGGGCTATGACGCGGGCAAGAAGATAAAGGGACGCAAGCGTCATATCGTCGTCGACACGCTCGGACTGATGGTCGGCCTCATGGTTCACAGCGCCGATATTCAGGATCGCGACGGCGCGCCTGCGGTTCTCAAAACCATTCTCAAGCGCTGGCCGTGGCTGAGACATATCTTCGCCGATGGTGGTTATGCCGGACCGAAGCTGAGGGGCGCACTGCAAAAGATCGCTGCGTTCACTCTCCAGATCGTCAAGCGGACCGACAAGGCCAAGGGCTTCGAGGTTCTGCCGCGTCGCTGGGTAGTGGAGCGCACCTTCGCATGGCTTGGCAGATGCCGACGATTGGCGAAGGATTGGGAAAAGTCCGTCGCCTCAGCCGAGGCCTGGGTCACTATCGCCCACATCCGGGTCCTGACACGACGCTTGGCAAGGTACGGATATCGTTGA
- a CDS encoding nuclear transport factor 2 family protein — MSLKNFMRAGVFAAAAVISLSGAAHAGPAKNRELVIKAVTGLFINHDPAVVDKYWSQKYIQHNPMFPNGRDVIKGFVSNPPPGFKYEMGAVVADGDIVMVRGRYTGFGPKPMIAVDMFRVEKGKIIEHWDVLQEEVPTSQTKSGNPMFVPGM; from the coding sequence ATGTCTTTGAAGAACTTCATGCGCGCCGGCGTATTTGCGGCCGCCGCCGTCATAAGCCTTTCCGGCGCTGCACATGCGGGTCCCGCGAAAAACAGGGAACTGGTCATCAAGGCTGTTACCGGCCTCTTCATCAATCATGATCCAGCGGTTGTCGACAAATACTGGAGCCAGAAATATATCCAACACAATCCCATGTTTCCCAACGGCAGGGACGTCATCAAGGGATTTGTGTCGAACCCTCCGCCGGGCTTCAAATATGAAATGGGTGCCGTTGTCGCCGACGGCGACATTGTCATGGTGCGCGGCCGGTACACAGGTTTTGGCCCCAAACCGATGATCGCGGTCGATATGTTCCGCGTTGAAAAAGGCAAGATCATCGAGCACTGGGACGTGCTTCAGGAGGAGGTTCCAACGAGCCAAACCAAAAGCGGCAACCCGATGTTCGTTCCGGGGATGTAA
- a CDS encoding IS630-like element IS870 family transposase has product MRTGVTFEVSAADRVRLNAIVSAGRSPQKHVWRAKIILMTDEGLGTVAIMEATAKSKTCVWRWQERFMTEGVDGLLRDKSRPPGTAPLEVDLVDRVVALTQEPPTQEATHWTVRAMAKAVGIAASSVVKIWHEHGLAPHRWRSFKLSNDKAFAEKLHDVVGLYVSPPAHAIVLSVDEKSQIQALDRTQPGLPMKKGRAGTMTHDYKRHGTTTLFAALNVLDGSVIGRNMQRHRHQEFIRFLNTIEAQLPKDKAVHVILDNYATHKQPKVRAWLARHPRWTFHFVPTSCSWLNAVEGFFAKLTRRRLRNGVFHSVVDLQAAINRFIKEHNEEPKPFIWKADPDDIIAAVRRGHQVLESNH; this is encoded by the coding sequence ATGCGCACAGGTGTCACATTTGAGGTTTCCGCTGCCGACCGGGTTCGGCTGAACGCAATCGTTTCGGCAGGCAGATCGCCGCAAAAGCATGTGTGGCGGGCGAAGATCATCTTGATGACCGACGAGGGTTTGGGAACGGTCGCGATCATGGAGGCGACGGCTAAGTCGAAGACCTGCGTCTGGCGTTGGCAGGAGCGCTTCATGACGGAAGGCGTAGACGGCCTTTTGCGCGACAAGAGCCGGCCGCCCGGCACTGCGCCGCTTGAGGTTGATCTTGTCGACCGGGTTGTTGCTCTGACGCAGGAGCCGCCCACGCAGGAAGCCACTCACTGGACGGTTCGTGCGATGGCAAAGGCTGTGGGGATTGCGGCGTCCTCAGTCGTCAAGATCTGGCATGAGCATGGTCTCGCACCCCATCGGTGGCGCAGCTTCAAACTATCGAACGACAAGGCTTTCGCCGAGAAGCTTCACGATGTGGTCGGTCTCTACGTCTCGCCGCCTGCCCATGCGATTGTCCTCTCCGTCGATGAGAAAAGTCAGATCCAGGCGCTGGATAGGACGCAGCCGGGTCTTCCCATGAAGAAGGGTCGTGCCGGCACGATGACCCATGATTACAAGCGCCACGGCACCACCACACTTTTTGCTGCCCTGAATGTTCTCGACGGCTCCGTCATCGGCCGCAACATGCAGCGCCACCGGCATCAGGAGTTCATCCGCTTCCTCAACACCATTGAGGCTCAGTTGCCGAAGGATAAGGCGGTTCACGTCATCCTGGACAACTACGCCACACACAAACAGCCCAAAGTCCGGGCCTGGTTGGCGCGCCATCCACGCTGGACCTTCCACTTCGTTCCGACATCCTGTTCCTGGTTGAACGCCGTCGAAGGTTTCTTCGCAAAACTCACCCGTCGTCGGCTGAGGAACGGTGTCTTTCATTCGGTCGTTGATCTTCAGGCAGCCATCAACCGCTTTATCAAAGAGCACAATGAAGAGCCGAAGCCCTTCATCTGGAAAGCAGACCCTGACGACATCATCGCAGCCGTCAGACGTGGGCACCAAGTGTTGGAATCAAACCACTAG
- a CDS encoding putative bifunctional diguanylate cyclase/phosphodiesterase — protein MSVQPDELISFYGNNLKLIRCSPTVTRTYKVAAASGATLWDLYPELLDPDAKPMIEGVLAGGLPRNVAIGRPPPDEGRSLLVFGTERGLGVIETRDGSAISKASTGDTDRALLLHQARHDVLTGLANRRQFSSDLENSFPVPKGHKIALMQLDLDDFKPVNDTLGHGAGDVVLKMTAERIQAVLRDGETAYRLAGDEFAVIQRRRDQPVEAEDLAGSLIRAFKEPFTIDGIDVFVGASVGIAIAPTDGNDGEQLMKAADIALYAAKNDGRGRARTFNRSMMIMLEQRETLRRSLRVALRERQFFIEYQPLVEVSEGIAGFEALLRWRHPYAGVIPPNVFIPMAEADGLMADIGAWVLEQACREASTWPSHFIVAVNLSPAEFLRDGFTDRVAGILDEVGFSANRLEVEITETVLLERTTDNLDTLNTLEVLGIRISLDDFGTRYSSLSYLQSFPFDTIKIDRHFIADVDTNPKSQTIVRFVIGLAHGLGMRITAEGVETVGQATWLRREKCDRLQGRLLGAPMSSDAVGNFLRHEPFETR, from the coding sequence ATGTCCGTTCAGCCTGATGAACTCATTTCGTTTTACGGCAACAACCTGAAACTAATCAGATGCTCTCCAACGGTTACGAGAACCTACAAAGTTGCCGCGGCGTCAGGTGCCACCCTTTGGGATCTGTATCCGGAGCTGCTTGATCCTGACGCCAAACCAATGATCGAGGGCGTGCTTGCCGGCGGCCTCCCCCGCAACGTCGCGATTGGCCGCCCGCCCCCCGACGAAGGCCGTAGTCTTCTCGTTTTCGGCACTGAACGGGGCCTCGGCGTCATCGAGACGCGAGATGGAAGCGCGATTTCGAAGGCGTCGACTGGGGATACCGATCGCGCTCTTCTTCTTCATCAGGCCAGGCATGACGTCCTGACGGGGCTGGCCAACCGCCGGCAGTTCAGCAGCGATCTTGAAAACAGCTTTCCGGTTCCTAAGGGTCACAAGATCGCGCTGATGCAGCTCGATCTCGATGACTTCAAACCGGTCAACGATACACTTGGTCACGGCGCTGGCGACGTGGTGCTCAAGATGACAGCGGAACGAATCCAGGCAGTGCTTCGCGACGGCGAAACAGCCTATAGACTCGCGGGCGACGAATTTGCCGTCATTCAGCGGCGCCGGGATCAGCCTGTGGAGGCGGAAGATCTGGCTGGATCCCTGATCCGCGCGTTCAAAGAGCCATTCACCATCGACGGGATCGATGTGTTTGTCGGCGCGAGCGTCGGAATTGCAATTGCGCCGACCGATGGGAATGACGGCGAACAGTTGATGAAAGCAGCCGACATTGCGCTCTATGCTGCCAAGAACGACGGTCGCGGCCGGGCGAGGACGTTCAACCGCTCAATGATGATCATGCTGGAGCAGCGTGAGACGTTGAGGCGAAGCTTGCGTGTTGCACTCAGGGAGCGACAGTTCTTTATCGAGTATCAGCCGCTGGTGGAGGTATCGGAGGGGATCGCAGGCTTCGAGGCGCTGCTGCGGTGGCGTCACCCATATGCCGGGGTGATCCCGCCAAATGTCTTCATCCCCATGGCCGAAGCCGATGGCCTTATGGCAGATATTGGAGCATGGGTGCTTGAGCAGGCCTGCCGCGAGGCGTCGACGTGGCCCTCGCATTTCATTGTGGCGGTCAATCTCTCCCCGGCCGAATTCCTGCGTGATGGCTTCACCGATCGGGTAGCCGGCATCCTCGACGAGGTTGGCTTCTCGGCCAACAGGTTGGAGGTCGAAATAACCGAAACCGTCCTGCTGGAGCGCACCACCGACAATCTCGACACGCTCAATACTCTCGAGGTCCTGGGAATCCGAATCTCACTTGACGACTTTGGCACTCGTTATTCCTCGCTGAGCTATCTACAGAGCTTTCCGTTCGACACGATTAAGATCGACCGGCACTTCATCGCGGACGTCGATACCAACCCGAAGAGTCAGACCATCGTGCGTTTCGTCATCGGCCTTGCACACGGGCTGGGGATGCGGATCACGGCCGAAGGTGTCGAAACAGTCGGCCAGGCGACCTGGCTTAGAAGAGAAAAATGCGATCGACTACAAGGACGCCTTTTGGGCGCCCCGATGTCATCCGACGCTGTCGGCAATTTCCTGCGTCACGAGCCGTTCGAGACACGTTAG